The nucleotide window CCTCCCTATTGTATGACACATTTTACTAATGAACAATTCGATCGGGCATTCACAATCGTCGAAAACGATCCAATGCTAAGTTCACTTATTACTATGATACAAATAATTTCAGATTCCATTATTTGTGATGAAGTATGGGCTACAGATGTATTAGTTGTTGGCAATGTAACTGTAAATTCAGGTATTACTTTAACCATTTTACCTGACATTGTAGTCAATTTTAATCCCACAATAAAACTTACTGTCAATGGTGTGCTTAACGCAAAAGGTACTTCTTTAAATCCTATCATTTTTAAACCTGATTCAGTTAAATGGTATGGTATTGTATTCGAGAACGGAAGCAGTGGATATTTACAATGCTGCGAAATCAAAAACAGTAAAAACATGATCATTATCAAAAGTGGTGCTGATGTTAAAATGTGCGATGATAATGAAATAACCTTACAGCCTGGTTTTACAGTTGAATTAGGTGGTAAATTCTATGCATACGTTGATCCGTCACTCGGGGATGGATTAGCAAAGTTCGCCTCATATCCCAATAAAAGTAATGGTAATGAAGAAACAAATAAGGACAGTGCCCAAACTTTTCAAAATAATCTACCGGCATACTATATCCTATCTAAAAATTATCCAAATCCATTTAATTCAACTACTACTTTAAAATATACGTTGAAAGAGAAAACAAAAGTTACCATAAAGATTTATGATATTTTAGGCAAAGAAATAATAACTATTGTAAATGAAACTCAACCAGCAGGATATCAATCGGTTACTTGGAATGGTACCGATAGTTACGGTAATCCTGTTCCGAGTGGTATCTATATCTACAGAATGGTTGCTGGTAACTTTACCAAATCATATAAAATGGTTTTAATAAAATGAGTAGATTTTTATTATTTGTTTGAATCGGAATGACTCTAACTATCGATTACAATTAACCTAGGAAGATGTTATTTAATTGGTAGTTTTACCAGTTTGCTTAGGATTTTCGAGATGTTTAAAAATTGGTTAGGTATAAGTCTGGTCATAGATAAAGATATTATTATGGATTATAGGAATGAGTAAATATTGCAAATATGTTTATTAAGGTGTTCTAATTTTAATTTTCAATAAATATGAGGAGGTTACGATGTTTAAGAAAATTATTCTTTGTTTTGCATTTTTCTTCTCTTCGTTTGCTTTAGCACAAATTACAATTAATAGTTCCGGTCATGCAACTTTTGGTGGAAATGTAACTGTTAACGGGTTTGCTGCAATAGGCACTTCTCCTTCCTTATCATATCGACTACGTATCAATAATTATAATGGAGCTAGCTCTATTGCGGGTCTATATGTCCTTAGTGTTGGAGAATCGGGAACGATTGTAAATCGAGGAGTATATGGTAAAGCTACTTGCTCTAATGGATATATTAATTATGGAATATACGGCTATGCGTCGGGAGGTGCAATTAATTGGGCTGGTTATTTTGCAGGAAATGTCTATACCACCGGTTCTTATCAATCCTCTGATGAGCGAATGAAGAAAAATATAAAACCACTGAATAAGAAAGAAATACTTTCTAAGATTGAACAATTAAAACCTGTACGTTTTCAGTTTTTGAGTGAATCGGAACTACGTGAAAAAGGTCTCCCGGCTTTAAATGCAAAAAGAGGATATCATATGGGGCTCATAGCCCATGAAGTGGAAAAGATATTTCCTGAAGTTGTGATTGACGTTCCACAACCCATCGAAGATGAGAATGGAGAGGTAAATGAAGAGTCGGAAATTGTAAATACCAAAGCAATTAATTACCAGGAATTAACGGTAGCCTTATTGGCTGCATTACAAGAATTGCAGAAAAGGATTGAAAAGCTGGAAAAACAAATGTCAACGGGAGGTAATTACTAAAACTGTTTTGTAATACTAAGGAAGTTCATGTACGAAAATTCTTATAATTCTTTTATATCGGGATGTTCAGGCA belongs to Candidatus Neomarinimicrobiota bacterium and includes:
- a CDS encoding T9SS type A sorting domain-containing protein encodes the protein MFDNLIQENAHSNAIDIYFLRSGISYGRASGIPGLALVIGGNYAGTSVLSHEMGHCLGLYHTHSGRGCGDFANCAEEIDGSNCDICGDLVCDTPADPCLSGNVNASCQYTGPSQFNPDVGNIMSYTPPYCMTHFTNEQFDRAFTIVENDPMLSSLITMIQIISDSIICDEVWATDVLVVGNVTVNSGITLTILPDIVVNFNPTIKLTVNGVLNAKGTSLNPIIFKPDSVKWYGIVFENGSSGYLQCCEIKNSKNMIIIKSGADVKMCDDNEITLQPGFTVELGGKFYAYVDPSLGDGLAKFASYPNKSNGNEETNKDSAQTFQNNLPAYYILSKNYPNPFNSTTTLKYTLKEKTKVTIKIYDILGKEIITIVNETQPAGYQSVTWNGTDSYGNPVPSGIYIYRMVAGNFTKSYKMVLIK
- a CDS encoding tail fiber domain-containing protein; amino-acid sequence: MFKKIILCFAFFFSSFALAQITINSSGHATFGGNVTVNGFAAIGTSPSLSYRLRINNYNGASSIAGLYVLSVGESGTIVNRGVYGKATCSNGYINYGIYGYASGGAINWAGYFAGNVYTTGSYQSSDERMKKNIKPLNKKEILSKIEQLKPVRFQFLSESELREKGLPALNAKRGYHMGLIAHEVEKIFPEVVIDVPQPIEDENGEVNEESEIVNTKAINYQELTVALLAALQELQKRIEKLEKQMSTGGNY